The following are encoded in a window of Corynebacterium argentoratense DSM 44202 genomic DNA:
- a CDS encoding multidrug effflux MFS transporter, which produces MSRSMLLSLTLLAATGPFAIDMYLPTFPAIADDLRTTAVPYTLSGFMMAMGFGQLFIGPLSDRLGRRTLLLSGAALSVFASILCALAPTITVLIGGRILLGIGSGACVVIARSVIADITHGSEAARAFSIMMTIQGLAPVIAPVAGGLLATHGGWRGVFIALTFINALQLLAAILFVPETLTPERREQEPITTTITRMVGLLKIPAFTTVTLSFAFGLGTLFSYISASPFVFQDQLGMSQLAYSLLFGVNSFGLVIGSGLNARLLRAHSPQQLLLRASLVLVAASVLLLCCALAQPSLWTLAPTVFIVVTTLGFILGNSAALGQSAAAPRTGAGAALMGFAQFMVAGLVSPLTTVGSSAAVAMGACASACACIVACGSWLGCRRSTA; this is translated from the coding sequence ATGAGCAGATCGATGTTGCTCAGCTTGACATTGCTAGCAGCCACTGGACCGTTTGCGATCGACATGTACTTGCCGACGTTCCCGGCCATCGCGGATGATCTCCGCACCACCGCGGTGCCCTACACGCTCAGTGGTTTCATGATGGCGATGGGGTTCGGGCAGCTATTCATCGGCCCCTTGTCCGACCGTTTGGGAAGGCGAACACTACTGCTGTCGGGTGCTGCCCTGTCCGTCTTCGCCTCGATTCTCTGTGCGCTCGCTCCGACTATTACCGTTCTCATCGGCGGCCGCATCTTACTCGGCATCGGCAGCGGCGCATGCGTTGTCATCGCCCGATCCGTGATTGCTGATATCACCCATGGAAGCGAAGCCGCCCGCGCATTTTCCATCATGATGACTATTCAGGGGCTCGCCCCCGTCATCGCCCCCGTGGCCGGCGGACTACTAGCCACACATGGGGGATGGCGTGGAGTTTTCATAGCGTTGACTTTTATCAATGCGCTTCAACTGTTGGCGGCAATACTGTTCGTACCAGAAACTTTGACGCCCGAACGCAGGGAACAAGAACCAATAACTACGACGATTACCCGCATGGTTGGTTTGCTTAAGATTCCCGCTTTCACCACCGTTACCTTGAGTTTCGCTTTCGGTCTAGGCACTTTATTTTCCTACATCAGCGCCTCGCCCTTTGTCTTTCAAGATCAGTTAGGCATGAGCCAGCTGGCCTATTCCTTGTTGTTCGGCGTGAATTCTTTTGGCTTAGTCATCGGTTCAGGCCTCAATGCCCGGCTGCTGCGAGCCCACAGCCCCCAGCAGCTCTTGCTTCGCGCCTCATTGGTGTTGGTGGCGGCCAGTGTGCTGCTTCTGTGCTGCGCGCTCGCACAGCCTTCGCTATGGACTCTGGCTCCTACGGTATTCATCGTGGTCACTACGTTGGGCTTCATTCTTGGTAATTCCGCCGCCCTGGGCCAGAGCGCTGCCGCGCCGCGTACAGGAGCTGGAGCTGCATTGATGGGCTTTGCTCAGTTCATGGTCGCTGGCCTGGTCAGTCCCTTGACCACTGTTGGTTCTTCAGCCGCGGTTGCCATGGGGGCATGCGCTTCGGCATGTGCTTGTATCGTCGCTTGTGGTTCCTGGCTGGGTTGCCGGCGCAGCACTGCTTGA
- the argH gene encoding argininosuccinate lyase, protein MSEVNAENNPAAHGTNQGALWGGRFSGGPSEAMFALSVSTHFDWVLAPYDVLASKAHAKVLNRAGLLSDGDLEAMLDGLTTLGERVASGQFVPEPTDEDVHGAMERGLIDIVGPELGGRLRAGRSRNDQVATLFRMWVRDAVRDIAADVSDLVDALAAQAAAHPDAIMPGKTHSQAAQPVLLAHQLLAHAQPLLRDIERLRDLDKRLAVSPYGSGALAGSSLKLDPEAIAAELGFDAACDNSIDGTSSRDFASETAFVLAQIAVDMSRLAEEIIYWCTPEYGYVTLDDAWSTGSSIMPQKKNPDVAELTRGKTGRLIGNLAGLMATLKAQPLAYNRDLQEDKEPIVDSVAQLGLLLPAMTGLVSTLVFHTDRMHELAPAGFTLATDLAEWMVRQGVPFREAHEASGACVRLAESRGCTLNELTDEDFAMVDPRLTPSVREVLTVEGAVASRSTRGGTAGPRVAEQRQRVEAASAEHRRWATTPVR, encoded by the coding sequence ATGTCGGAAGTGAACGCCGAAAACAATCCCGCCGCGCACGGCACAAACCAGGGTGCTCTGTGGGGTGGTCGATTCTCCGGCGGCCCCAGCGAGGCAATGTTTGCCCTGAGCGTGTCCACCCACTTTGACTGGGTGCTCGCCCCCTATGACGTCCTCGCGTCGAAGGCTCACGCGAAGGTGCTCAACAGGGCCGGTTTGCTCTCTGATGGCGACCTGGAGGCAATGCTCGACGGACTCACCACACTGGGCGAGCGCGTGGCTAGCGGCCAGTTCGTCCCGGAACCTACTGATGAGGATGTCCACGGCGCCATGGAGCGCGGACTCATCGACATTGTGGGCCCGGAGCTCGGTGGTCGTCTTCGCGCAGGTAGGTCCCGTAACGATCAGGTTGCGACACTGTTCCGCATGTGGGTTCGTGACGCCGTGCGTGACATCGCTGCCGATGTGAGCGACCTGGTGGATGCTCTGGCTGCTCAGGCAGCGGCGCATCCTGATGCGATCATGCCGGGAAAAACCCACTCGCAGGCGGCACAACCTGTGCTGTTGGCTCACCAACTCTTGGCCCACGCGCAGCCACTGCTGAGGGATATTGAGCGTCTTCGTGACCTGGATAAACGCCTGGCGGTCTCGCCCTATGGCTCGGGAGCTTTGGCTGGTTCCTCTCTGAAGTTGGATCCCGAGGCCATCGCAGCCGAATTGGGTTTTGACGCCGCGTGCGACAACTCGATCGACGGAACATCCTCGCGCGATTTCGCTTCAGAAACCGCCTTTGTTCTTGCTCAGATCGCGGTAGATATGTCGCGCTTGGCTGAAGAGATCATCTACTGGTGTACCCCCGAGTACGGCTATGTCACCTTGGATGATGCGTGGTCGACTGGGTCGTCGATTATGCCTCAGAAGAAAAATCCTGACGTCGCGGAGCTTACGCGCGGCAAGACGGGTCGCCTGATCGGCAACCTGGCTGGTTTGATGGCCACTTTGAAGGCCCAGCCGCTGGCTTACAACCGTGACCTGCAGGAAGACAAAGAACCGATCGTTGATTCAGTGGCGCAGCTCGGCCTGCTACTGCCGGCGATGACGGGACTCGTGTCCACGCTGGTGTTCCACACCGATCGCATGCACGAGCTAGCACCCGCAGGTTTTACGCTTGCTACTGACCTGGCAGAGTGGATGGTGCGCCAGGGAGTGCCCTTCCGGGAAGCCCACGAAGCTTCTGGTGCGTGCGTACGGTTGGCTGAAAGCCGCGGTTGCACCTTGAATGAGCTGACCGATGAGGATTTCGCCATGGTTGACCCCCGCCTGACGCCCTCAGTGAGGGAAGTGCTCACGGTAGAGGGCGCGGTGGCATCCAGGTCCACCCGCGGCGGCACCGCTGGACCTCGCGTCGCAGAGCAACGGCAGCGTGTTGAAGCGGCATCCGCCGAGCATCGACGCTGGGCCACGACACCCGTCCGCTAA
- the argJ gene encoding bifunctional glutamate N-acetyltransferase/amino-acid acetyltransferase ArgJ produces MSTPQGFSTYATTAGIKASGNPDMALIINNGPRYDAAAVFSRNKVVASPLKLTRKHVADGVLRAVLFNSGNANACNGAQGDVDAVASVEAVAQQLGCATTDVAACSTGLIGDVLPMDTIHAGIDAMCAAATATTPTAGAQLHVNEGQDAAAQAIMTTDTVPKQAHSDGAGFRVSGIGKGVGMMAPSLATMLVTVMTDAVATPEALSNALNSAAFTTFNTLDIDGATSTNDTVIVMASGASGVEPSQEELNRTIHAVCASLADQMQADAEGVTKRVRVEVTGTTTDDMAVEAARTVARDNLFKCAMFGSDPNWGRVLAAVGMAPADMDPDNISVSFNGHTVCRHTTGTPDARAVDLSGTDISVVIDLGTGGSGRGFVRTTDLSHSYVEINSAYST; encoded by the coding sequence ATGAGCACACCCCAAGGCTTCTCTACATACGCGACCACCGCCGGCATCAAAGCCAGCGGCAACCCCGACATGGCCCTCATTATCAACAACGGTCCACGCTACGACGCAGCCGCAGTATTCAGCCGCAACAAAGTCGTCGCCTCACCGCTTAAACTCACCCGGAAACACGTAGCCGATGGTGTGCTTCGCGCGGTCTTGTTCAACTCCGGAAACGCCAACGCCTGCAACGGCGCACAAGGAGACGTCGATGCCGTCGCCTCAGTTGAGGCCGTCGCGCAGCAACTAGGGTGCGCAACCACCGACGTTGCCGCATGCTCCACGGGCCTCATCGGCGACGTCCTGCCCATGGATACCATCCACGCTGGCATCGACGCGATGTGCGCCGCAGCAACCGCAACTACGCCGACCGCAGGCGCCCAGTTGCACGTCAACGAAGGTCAAGACGCCGCAGCTCAAGCCATCATGACAACCGACACCGTGCCAAAACAAGCGCACAGTGACGGCGCGGGATTTCGAGTCTCAGGCATCGGCAAGGGGGTCGGCATGATGGCCCCGAGCCTCGCGACCATGCTGGTGACCGTCATGACCGACGCCGTGGCAACACCCGAGGCGCTGAGCAACGCGCTCAACAGCGCAGCCTTCACCACCTTCAACACCCTCGACATCGACGGCGCCACCAGCACCAACGACACCGTCATCGTCATGGCCTCCGGAGCTTCCGGGGTAGAGCCCAGCCAAGAAGAGCTCAACCGGACCATCCACGCAGTGTGCGCATCACTTGCCGATCAGATGCAGGCTGATGCTGAGGGAGTCACCAAGCGGGTGCGTGTAGAGGTCACTGGAACAACCACCGACGACATGGCAGTGGAAGCAGCCCGCACCGTCGCGCGCGACAACCTGTTCAAATGTGCAATGTTTGGTTCAGACCCCAACTGGGGTCGTGTGCTGGCAGCTGTTGGGATGGCGCCGGCTGACATGGACCCAGACAACATCAGCGTCAGCTTCAACGGTCATACCGTGTGTCGACATACCACCGGAACCCCCGACGCACGCGCCGTCGACCTGAGCGGTACCGACATCAGTGTCGTCATCGATCTTGGAACCGGTGGCAGCGGGCGGGGCTTCGTCCGCACTACCGACCTGTCCCACTCTTACGTGGAAATCAATTCGGCCTACTCGACCTAA
- the argR gene encoding arginine repressor, translated as MSSSRAARHQHILNLLEHHVVHNQQQLQSLLDEAGMAVTQATLSRDLDELGIIKVKPSDGSGARYAVPHSDAPITEGSSGPRDKLRKVLDDLLVSADFSGTMAVLKTPAGAAQFLASFIDRAALHNAVGCIAGDDTIFVLARSPYTGEQLAEQLRTGEGLE; from the coding sequence ATGAGCTCCAGTAGGGCTGCACGGCATCAGCACATCCTGAATCTGCTGGAACACCACGTTGTGCACAACCAGCAGCAACTGCAGTCATTGCTCGACGAAGCAGGGATGGCTGTCACTCAAGCGACTCTGTCCCGAGATCTCGACGAGCTGGGGATAATCAAAGTCAAACCCAGCGACGGCTCGGGTGCACGCTATGCCGTGCCACACAGTGATGCTCCCATAACTGAAGGCAGCAGCGGGCCCCGTGACAAGCTCCGTAAAGTTCTCGATGATCTACTGGTCAGTGCGGACTTCTCCGGAACTATGGCAGTGCTCAAGACCCCAGCCGGGGCCGCGCAATTCCTGGCCAGCTTCATCGACCGCGCTGCACTACATAACGCAGTGGGATGTATCGCAGGTGACGACACCATTTTTGTGCTAGCCCGCAGCCCCTATACAGGGGAGCAACTAGCTGAACAGCTGCGCACCGGTGAAGGACTCGAATAA
- a CDS encoding acetylornithine transaminase, with product MLDSTVWPDHLMNNYGTPPITIDHGEGCYLVDSKGRRHIDMLAGIAVNALGYGHPAIVDAVSAQLARGSHVSNLFASEPPLALASKLREIVGEDSSRVFFCNSGTEANEAAFKLARLTGRPTILAAEHGFHGRTMGSLALTGQPAKQAPFAPLPGGVEYYPYGDIDALRQRADLDQVAAIFLEPIQGETGVIPAPDGFLKAVRELCDEHGILMVCDEVQTGVGRTGTFFAYQHERGVIPDIITMAKGLGGGLPIGAVIARGAAAELFTPGIHGTTFGGNLAVCAAALVVLDVVNTPEFLESVRDKEQHLRTALEALDGVDHVRGRGLMLGVVLKQPCAKEAVTEGFNHGVILNAPADNVLRLTPPLIIDQQQCDAAIDAISTTLQTVQSATN from the coding sequence ATGCTTGATTCAACCGTGTGGCCCGACCATTTGATGAACAACTATGGCACCCCGCCCATCACCATCGACCACGGTGAGGGCTGCTACCTCGTCGACAGCAAAGGTCGTCGACACATCGACATGTTGGCAGGGATCGCAGTCAACGCCCTGGGGTACGGACACCCCGCCATTGTTGACGCCGTGAGCGCTCAGCTCGCACGCGGCAGCCATGTGTCCAATCTTTTCGCATCCGAACCACCTCTGGCACTCGCTAGCAAGCTGCGGGAGATCGTCGGCGAGGATTCTTCCCGTGTGTTCTTCTGCAACTCCGGCACCGAAGCGAACGAGGCCGCCTTTAAGCTAGCCAGGCTCACCGGAAGGCCTACGATTCTTGCCGCCGAGCACGGTTTTCACGGCCGCACCATGGGCTCGCTGGCACTGACGGGGCAGCCGGCAAAGCAAGCTCCCTTCGCGCCACTGCCCGGGGGCGTGGAGTACTACCCCTACGGCGACATAGACGCCCTTCGTCAGCGTGCGGACCTTGACCAGGTGGCCGCCATTTTCCTCGAACCCATTCAGGGTGAAACCGGCGTCATCCCAGCACCCGACGGTTTCCTCAAAGCCGTGCGCGAGCTCTGTGACGAGCACGGAATCCTCATGGTGTGCGATGAAGTGCAGACTGGCGTGGGGCGCACCGGAACATTCTTTGCCTACCAGCACGAACGCGGCGTCATTCCCGATATCATCACCATGGCCAAAGGTCTGGGCGGTGGACTACCCATCGGTGCAGTCATCGCCAGGGGAGCAGCAGCCGAACTATTCACCCCCGGCATCCATGGCACAACATTCGGCGGAAACCTTGCCGTCTGCGCCGCAGCACTTGTGGTCCTTGACGTGGTCAACACGCCAGAGTTCCTGGAATCCGTTCGCGACAAAGAACAACACCTACGCACTGCGCTGGAAGCCCTCGACGGCGTCGACCACGTGCGCGGCCGTGGACTCATGCTAGGAGTCGTGCTGAAGCAACCCTGCGCCAAGGAAGCAGTGACCGAAGGATTCAACCACGGAGTTATCCTCAACGCCCCCGCGGACAATGTCCTGCGACTCACACCCCCGCTGATCATCGATCAGCAACAGTGCGACGCAGCCATCGACGCAATCAGCACAACGCTGCAGACCGTGCAGTCAGCAACCAACTAG
- a CDS encoding putative quinol monooxygenase: MTVREVAQFFIKEGSEEDFKQGWERGIVHILESEGVHRAELTQGVETPTWFVLLIEWESLDAHQKFRDSEKLGKWRGEITEYFAKPPHVEHVVQVATRTP, from the coding sequence ATGACAGTACGCGAAGTTGCTCAGTTCTTTATCAAAGAGGGATCCGAAGAAGACTTCAAGCAGGGGTGGGAGCGCGGCATCGTGCACATCCTCGAGTCCGAAGGTGTACACCGCGCTGAACTAACCCAGGGTGTAGAGACACCCACCTGGTTTGTCCTGCTTATCGAATGGGAGTCCCTCGACGCTCACCAAAAGTTCCGCGACTCCGAGAAGCTTGGGAAATGGCGCGGCGAAATCACCGAATACTTCGCCAAGCCCCCGCATGTGGAGCACGTGGTGCAGGTCGCAACACGCACTCCCTAA
- the argB gene encoding acetylglutamate kinase produces the protein MTDLPEALTPHMRATVLAEALPWLQHLRDKIVVVKYGGNAMVDEDLKAAFAADMVFLRTVGAKPVVVHGGGPQISSMLERVGLKGEFLGGFRVTTPEVMEIVRMVLFGQVNRELVGLINSHGPYAVGTSGEDAGLFTATKRLVEVEGELTDIGLVGDIAHVDATALMDLIDAGRIPVVSTIAPDNAGQVYNINADTAAGALAAAIGAERLIILTNVEGLYTDWPDKSSLVSELDTAQLASILPSLDSGMIPKMESCLDAVNAGVKGAHVIDGRVAHSVLLELLTSGGIGTMVTPAPQGQKDNNNA, from the coding sequence ATGACTGACCTACCAGAAGCCCTCACCCCGCACATGCGGGCGACCGTCCTTGCGGAGGCGCTACCGTGGCTGCAACACCTGCGCGACAAAATCGTCGTCGTTAAGTACGGCGGCAACGCCATGGTCGATGAAGACCTCAAAGCAGCCTTCGCTGCAGACATGGTTTTTCTGCGCACCGTTGGGGCAAAGCCCGTGGTCGTGCATGGGGGAGGGCCTCAGATTTCCAGCATGCTTGAACGCGTGGGTCTCAAGGGCGAGTTCCTCGGAGGTTTCCGGGTAACCACCCCAGAGGTGATGGAAATCGTGCGCATGGTTTTGTTCGGCCAGGTCAACCGAGAACTCGTCGGCTTGATCAACTCGCACGGCCCCTACGCTGTAGGAACCAGCGGTGAAGACGCCGGCCTGTTTACTGCCACCAAACGGTTGGTGGAGGTCGAAGGCGAACTCACCGATATCGGCTTGGTTGGCGACATCGCCCACGTGGACGCAACCGCGCTCATGGACCTCATCGACGCTGGCCGGATCCCGGTGGTCTCGACTATCGCCCCGGATAATGCAGGCCAGGTGTACAACATCAACGCCGACACCGCGGCGGGTGCTCTAGCTGCTGCGATCGGTGCGGAGCGTTTGATCATCCTCACCAACGTCGAGGGGCTCTACACTGACTGGCCCGATAAATCCTCTCTGGTGTCCGAGCTGGACACCGCGCAGCTGGCCTCTATTCTTCCTAGCCTGGATTCCGGCATGATCCCGAAGATGGAGTCGTGCCTCGATGCTGTCAACGCAGGTGTTAAAGGTGCGCATGTTATCGACGGGCGTGTCGCTCACTCCGTGCTTCTTGAATTGTTGACGTCGGGCGGCATCGGCACCATGGTAACCCCCGCACCCCAAGGACAAAAGGACAACAACAATGCTTGA
- the argC gene encoding N-acetyl-gamma-glutamyl-phosphate reductase: MVGMITVSVVGVTGYAGAEILRLLLSHPRYTSGELTIGALTAGSNAGTPLSDHLPHLPQLADRMVEETSPDALADSDVVFLALPHGHSAAIARALGPETIVIDCAADHRLKNKTDWDSFYGGAYAGSAPYGIPEMPGHREDISNARVIAVPGCFPTGATLAALPAVAERIITPDIRVVSITGTSGGGKKPNVGLLGAETMSNLKAYNTAGKHRHNPEIIQNLSEVAEEPVTCSFTPVLAPLPRGILTTVTASVHPRLAYGDSHDVIKQARAAYEKHYGAEPFVHLLPEGQQPQTQAVQGANTCHVQVEYDPAAGVVLMTSAIDNLTKGTAGAAVQCMNLALGFEETAGLPISGLAP, from the coding sequence ATGGTGGGCATGATTACAGTAAGCGTCGTCGGCGTCACCGGATATGCAGGCGCAGAAATTCTGCGCCTTCTTCTATCTCACCCGCGCTACACCAGCGGCGAACTCACAATCGGGGCTCTCACCGCAGGATCAAACGCCGGCACCCCGTTGTCGGACCACCTGCCGCACCTGCCGCAGCTCGCAGACCGCATGGTCGAAGAAACATCCCCTGACGCCCTCGCCGACAGTGACGTCGTCTTTCTCGCCCTACCGCATGGGCACTCCGCAGCTATCGCCCGCGCACTCGGGCCAGAAACCATCGTGATCGACTGCGCTGCGGATCACCGCTTAAAAAATAAAACAGACTGGGATTCTTTTTACGGCGGGGCATACGCAGGCAGCGCGCCCTACGGAATCCCGGAAATGCCCGGGCATCGCGAAGACATCTCCAACGCGCGAGTTATTGCTGTCCCCGGATGCTTCCCCACAGGGGCCACACTCGCGGCACTACCCGCAGTAGCCGAACGCATCATCACCCCGGACATCCGCGTTGTGTCAATCACCGGAACCTCCGGCGGGGGCAAGAAACCCAACGTGGGTCTCCTGGGCGCCGAAACAATGAGCAACCTCAAGGCCTACAACACTGCGGGCAAGCACCGGCACAACCCCGAAATCATCCAAAACCTCTCAGAAGTCGCCGAAGAGCCCGTCACCTGCAGCTTTACGCCGGTGCTGGCGCCCCTGCCCCGAGGAATCCTCACCACGGTCACCGCCTCAGTGCATCCCCGGCTTGCCTACGGAGACTCCCACGACGTCATCAAGCAAGCACGCGCAGCTTACGAGAAACACTACGGGGCAGAACCCTTTGTCCACTTGCTGCCCGAAGGACAACAACCCCAAACACAAGCAGTGCAAGGGGCAAACACCTGCCACGTACAGGTCGAATACGACCCTGCGGCAGGGGTGGTCTTGATGACCTCCGCCATCGACAACCTCACCAAGGGAACTGCGGGGGCAGCAGTGCAATGCATGAACCTCGCCCTCGGATTCGAAGAAACCGCAGGGCTACCCATCAGCGGTCTGGCCCCCTAA
- the argF gene encoding ornithine carbamoyltransferase: protein MSTYSNLRHFLTDDDLTPQEQTEVLTLARELKQAPLSARPLEGGRTVAVLFDKTSTRTRFSFATAISHMGGSDITVDTSASQMGKGETYQDTGAVLSRFVEAIVWRTYAQSNLEEMAETATVPIVNALTDDFHPCQILADLQTCIEHLCPEQGPEGLRGLKAVYLGDGNNNMANSYMLGFATAGMDITICAPEEFQPQQQFIDRARQRAQETGATVTVSADVAQSVADAHVVITDTWVSMGMENDGLDRTTPFKPYQVNSAVMAQADPQAIFLHCLPAYRGSEVSADVIDGDQSVVFDEAENRLHAQKALLVWLMEKSR from the coding sequence GTGAGCACCTACAGCAACCTCCGGCACTTCCTCACGGACGATGACCTCACCCCACAAGAACAAACTGAGGTTCTGACCCTCGCGCGAGAACTCAAACAAGCCCCACTGTCCGCGCGCCCCTTGGAAGGCGGCCGAACAGTTGCCGTGCTATTCGACAAAACCTCCACCCGCACCCGCTTCAGCTTCGCCACCGCAATCTCCCACATGGGTGGCAGCGACATCACGGTAGACACCAGTGCTAGCCAAATGGGAAAAGGCGAAACCTACCAAGACACCGGGGCGGTGCTGTCCCGCTTCGTTGAAGCCATCGTCTGGCGTACCTACGCCCAAAGCAACCTAGAAGAGATGGCAGAAACCGCCACCGTACCCATCGTCAACGCGCTCACCGATGACTTCCACCCCTGCCAAATCCTCGCCGACCTGCAGACCTGCATTGAACACCTCTGCCCAGAACAAGGACCGGAAGGGCTGCGAGGACTCAAAGCTGTCTACCTCGGGGACGGAAACAACAACATGGCGAACAGCTATATGCTGGGCTTCGCCACAGCGGGAATGGACATCACCATTTGTGCACCCGAAGAATTCCAGCCGCAACAGCAATTCATCGACCGTGCACGGCAACGCGCCCAAGAAACCGGGGCTACTGTCACCGTGAGTGCAGATGTCGCCCAATCCGTAGCAGACGCACACGTCGTCATCACTGACACATGGGTATCAATGGGGATGGAAAACGATGGACTGGATCGCACCACCCCCTTCAAGCCCTACCAAGTCAACAGTGCCGTCATGGCGCAGGCCGACCCACAGGCGATCTTCCTGCACTGTTTGCCTGCATACCGTGGCAGCGAGGTAAGCGCCGATGTGATCGACGGGGACCAATCAGTTGTGTTTGATGAGGCTGAAAATCGCCTACATGCCCAGAAAGCCCTGTTGGTGTGGCTCATGGAGAAATCCCGATGA
- a CDS encoding argininosuccinate synthase, whose translation MSARVVLAYSGGLDTSVAIPYLAKMTGGEVIAVSLDLGQGGEDMESVRQRALDCGAVESIVIDAKDEFANEYCLPTIKANGMYMKQYPLVSAISRPLIVKHLVEAAKEFGGTHVSHGCTGKGNDQVRFEVGFMDTHPDLEIIAPARDYAWTRDKAIAFAEEINLPIEQSKKSPFSIDQNVWGRAIETGFLEDLWNPPTKDLYAYTEEPTLGNAPDELVISFKGGKPVAIDSRPVTVLEAIEELNRRGGAQGVGRLDMVEDRLVGIKSREVYEAPGAMVLIAAHQALEDVTMERELARYKRLIDARWSEEVYDGLWFAPLKRSLDAFIESTQEHVTGDIRLVLHQGRITVNGRRSEESLYDFNLATYDTGDTFDQTLAKGFVQLHGLSSKIACKRDREA comes from the coding sequence TTGAGCGCACGCGTCGTACTCGCATATTCCGGTGGCCTTGACACCTCCGTCGCCATCCCATACCTCGCCAAGATGACGGGCGGTGAGGTTATCGCCGTGTCTCTTGACCTTGGTCAGGGCGGCGAGGACATGGAGAGCGTTCGCCAGCGTGCCCTCGACTGTGGTGCAGTCGAATCCATCGTGATCGACGCCAAGGACGAATTCGCCAACGAATACTGCTTGCCGACCATCAAAGCGAACGGCATGTACATGAAGCAGTATCCCTTGGTTTCTGCAATTTCTCGCCCGCTCATTGTCAAGCACCTCGTGGAAGCAGCCAAGGAATTTGGCGGCACCCACGTCTCCCATGGCTGCACCGGAAAGGGCAATGACCAGGTGCGCTTCGAGGTTGGTTTCATGGACACCCATCCTGATCTCGAAATTATTGCTCCGGCTCGTGACTACGCCTGGACCCGCGACAAGGCCATCGCTTTCGCGGAAGAAATCAACCTCCCGATCGAGCAGTCTAAGAAGTCTCCGTTCTCCATTGACCAAAACGTGTGGGGTCGTGCAATCGAGACTGGCTTCCTTGAAGATCTCTGGAACCCCCCGACCAAGGATCTCTACGCTTACACCGAGGAGCCGACGCTGGGCAATGCCCCGGATGAGCTTGTCATCAGCTTCAAGGGCGGTAAGCCGGTTGCAATCGATAGCCGACCGGTAACGGTTCTGGAAGCAATCGAAGAGCTCAACCGCCGTGGTGGTGCCCAGGGCGTCGGTCGACTCGACATGGTCGAGGACCGCCTTGTCGGCATCAAGTCCCGTGAGGTTTACGAAGCCCCCGGCGCCATGGTCCTCATCGCCGCACACCAGGCTCTCGAAGACGTCACCATGGAGCGCGAGCTGGCACGATACAAGCGCCTGATCGACGCCCGTTGGTCTGAAGAGGTCTACGACGGTCTGTGGTTTGCCCCGCTGAAGCGTTCCCTCGACGCGTTCATCGAGTCCACTCAGGAGCACGTCACCGGCGACATCCGCTTGGTTTTGCACCAGGGGCGCATCACTGTCAATGGCCGCCGCTCCGAGGAGTCCCTCTACGACTTCAACCTGGCCACTTACGACACTGGCGACACCTTCGACCAGACGCTGGCCAAGGGCTTCGTGCAGCTGCACGGCCTGTCCTCCAAGATCGCGTGCAAGCGCGATCGCGAAGCTTAA